Proteins from one Oscillatoria nigro-viridis PCC 7112 genomic window:
- a CDS encoding glycoside hydrolase family 57 — translation MSHPLYVAFIWHQHQPLYKSRVSASAGGTQYRLPWVRLHGVKDYLDLVLMLAKYPKLHQTVNLVPSLILQIEDCIADRALDPYLAVTLKPAETLNIEEQEFILEHFFDANYHTLIQPHRRYAQLYTQRQEKGIQWCLANWKLQDFSDLLAWHNLAWIDPLFWDDPEIAGWLKQGQNFSLVDRKNIYSKQKEILARIIPQHRKMQAQGQLEVSTTPYTHPILPLLADTNGGRIAIPNMTLPQQRFQWEEDIPRHLRKAWEMYQDRFDCQPRGLWPSEQAVSPEILPYIAKQGFKWIVSDEAVLGWTIKHFFNRDATGNVCEPEFLYRPYRLETPDGDLAIVFRDHRLSDLIGFTYGSMEPKKAASDLVGHLEAIGRTLKHRQSGGQTALENPWLVTIALDGENCWEFYPQDGKPFLESLYQTLSDNPDIKLVTVSEFLDKFPATETIPAAQLHTGSWVDGSLTTWIGDPAKNRAWDLLGPARQMLANHPEATEESNPEAWEALYAAEGSDWFWWFGEGHTSNQDAMFDQLFREHVAGIYEALGEPIPPEVRRQVEVHQVQGDHLPLSFIHPVIDGIGNEQDWDKAGRIEVGGARGTMHRSSAIQRLWYGVDHLNFYIRADFKVGVRPGIDCPQQLNLFWFYPDRTMHNSLIPLLGVPDEAPLNYRYHHQLEINLLTKSIWFQEAEEGDEWQPRISRAQVGVDKCLEVAVPWADLQIMPDWQVRLIAVLSEGDRYSSCMPEDALIPIGMP, via the coding sequence ATGTCTCACCCCCTTTATGTAGCCTTCATTTGGCACCAACACCAACCGCTCTACAAATCCCGAGTATCAGCTAGCGCAGGAGGAACCCAGTACCGACTGCCTTGGGTGCGCTTGCACGGAGTCAAAGACTACTTGGATTTAGTGCTAATGCTGGCAAAATATCCCAAGCTGCATCAAACCGTAAACCTGGTTCCATCCTTGATTTTGCAGATAGAAGACTGCATCGCAGACAGAGCATTAGATCCTTACTTGGCGGTGACATTAAAGCCAGCAGAAACTCTAAATATCGAAGAACAAGAGTTCATTTTAGAACACTTCTTTGACGCCAATTACCACACCCTGATTCAGCCGCACCGCCGCTACGCTCAACTCTACACTCAGCGGCAGGAAAAAGGCATTCAGTGGTGTTTGGCAAACTGGAAATTGCAGGATTTTAGCGACTTGCTGGCCTGGCACAATTTAGCTTGGATTGACCCGCTGTTTTGGGACGACCCCGAGATTGCAGGGTGGCTGAAACAAGGACAAAATTTTAGTTTGGTAGACAGAAAAAATATCTACTCAAAACAAAAAGAAATCCTCGCTCGCATCATTCCCCAGCACCGTAAAATGCAAGCCCAGGGACAGTTGGAAGTCTCCACAACCCCCTACACGCACCCGATTTTACCGCTGCTTGCCGACACCAACGGCGGCCGCATAGCTATTCCAAACATGACGCTGCCACAACAGCGGTTTCAGTGGGAAGAAGATATTCCCCGACACCTGAGAAAAGCCTGGGAAATGTATCAAGACCGGTTTGATTGCCAACCGCGCGGTTTGTGGCCGTCGGAACAAGCAGTCAGCCCGGAAATTTTGCCCTACATTGCCAAACAAGGCTTTAAATGGATTGTCTCGGACGAAGCAGTATTGGGGTGGACAATTAAACACTTTTTCAACCGCGACGCGACAGGGAATGTCTGCGAACCAGAATTTTTATATCGCCCTTACCGTTTAGAAACTCCTGACGGCGATTTAGCTATAGTATTTAGAGACCACAGATTGTCCGACTTGATCGGGTTTACTTACGGTTCGATGGAACCGAAAAAAGCAGCATCAGATTTAGTGGGACACTTAGAAGCGATCGGCAGAACTCTCAAACACCGACAGTCCGGCGGTCAAACAGCTTTAGAAAATCCCTGGTTAGTGACGATCGCCCTAGACGGCGAAAATTGCTGGGAATTCTATCCCCAAGACGGCAAACCGTTCTTAGAATCCCTCTATCAAACTCTCAGCGACAATCCAGATATCAAATTAGTCACAGTCTCAGAATTTCTCGACAAATTCCCAGCAACCGAAACAATTCCCGCAGCCCAACTGCACACGGGTTCCTGGGTGGACGGTTCCCTGACAACTTGGATCGGCGATCCCGCGAAAAATCGCGCTTGGGACTTGTTAGGGCCCGCGAGACAAATGCTGGCAAACCATCCAGAGGCCACAGAAGAAAGCAACCCAGAAGCTTGGGAAGCGCTTTACGCTGCCGAAGGTTCCGACTGGTTCTGGTGGTTTGGCGAAGGTCACACCTCGAACCAAGATGCCATGTTCGACCAGCTATTTCGGGAACACGTAGCGGGAATTTACGAAGCTCTCGGCGAGCCGATACCCCCGGAAGTGCGACGGCAAGTAGAGGTGCACCAGGTTCAAGGCGACCACCTGCCGCTGAGCTTTATTCACCCGGTGATTGACGGTATCGGCAACGAACAGGATTGGGACAAAGCCGGTCGGATTGAAGTTGGGGGAGCAAGGGGTACGATGCACCGGAGTTCGGCAATTCAGCGGCTTTGGTACGGGGTTGACCACTTGAATTTTTACATTCGTGCCGACTTCAAGGTAGGGGTGCGGCCGGGAATTGATTGCCCGCAGCAGTTAAATTTGTTCTGGTTTTATCCCGATCGCACGATGCACAACAGTCTGATTCCGCTGTTGGGTGTGCCTGACGAAGCACCGCTAAACTATCGATACCACCATCAGTTAGAGATTAATTTGCTGACGAAATCGATTTGGTTTCAGGAAGCAGAAGAGGGCGATGAGTGGCAGCCCCGCATTAGCCGCGCCCAAGTGGGAGTGGATAAATGTTTGGAGGTAGCAGTGCCCTGGGCGGATTTGCAGATTATGCCCGACTGGCAGGTGAGGCTGATTGCGGTTTTATCGGAAGGG
- a CDS encoding NifU family protein: protein MTLALTRDNVETVLDEMRPYLISDGGNVELVEIDGPVVHLRLQGACGSCPSSTMTLRMGIERRLREAIPEIAEVEQVM, encoded by the coding sequence ATGACACTAGCACTAACCAGAGATAACGTCGAAACAGTTCTCGATGAAATGCGCCCCTACCTGATATCCGACGGTGGCAACGTCGAACTCGTAGAAATTGACGGCCCAGTGGTACACCTGAGACTGCAAGGAGCTTGTGGCTCTTGCCCGAGTTCCACAATGACTCTGAGAATGGGCATTGAACGTCGCCTGCGCGAGGCTATCCCAGAAATTGCCGAAGTCGAACAGGTAATGTAA